In bacterium, a single genomic region encodes these proteins:
- a CDS encoding two-component system response regulator, with translation MNTPPSFMDGQPVSVSLEGCRVLVADDEPAFRDSIIRSLRRWGAVVVAAVNAKEALACLEAEPFDLLITDVNMPGRSGIDLAREARSRWPWLAVLMMTGEADPNTPIQAFHHGVDRFLLKPFTLEELRERAQEALGLCAARKQAESEVAQLTQELRAREAEVRELVLRGVRALVAAVEAKHPYTRGHSERVSRYAVTIGRVIGGLDLERLALAGELHDIGKIGIPDYILNKPGRLSEEEMRQVREHPAIGKRILEPLIDDDEILAMVLHHHERWDGRGYPSGLAGSEIPLSTQVLTLADTFDALTSSRAYRSARAAAHAAQEILRERGKQFSPDLIAAFQDALPMLGEAMRLHAPGSPVHQPA, from the coding sequence GTGAACACACCTCCGTCGTTCATGGACGGTCAGCCAGTCTCCGTGTCTCTCGAAGGCTGCCGCGTTCTCGTCGCGGATGACGAGCCGGCGTTCCGCGACTCGATCATCCGGTCGTTGCGGCGCTGGGGTGCGGTCGTGGTCGCAGCGGTCAACGCGAAGGAGGCCCTCGCGTGCCTCGAAGCGGAGCCGTTCGACCTGCTCATCACCGACGTCAACATGCCAGGGCGTTCCGGCATCGACCTCGCGAGGGAGGCGCGCAGCCGTTGGCCGTGGCTCGCCGTGTTGATGATGACCGGCGAGGCGGATCCGAACACGCCGATCCAGGCGTTCCATCACGGCGTGGATCGCTTCCTCCTCAAGCCGTTCACGCTGGAAGAGCTACGCGAGCGCGCGCAGGAGGCGCTCGGGCTGTGCGCGGCGCGCAAGCAAGCGGAGTCGGAGGTGGCGCAGCTCACGCAGGAGCTGCGGGCCCGGGAGGCGGAGGTCCGCGAGCTGGTGTTGCGTGGCGTTCGTGCGCTGGTCGCCGCGGTAGAGGCCAAGCACCCCTACACGCGGGGCCACTCGGAGCGCGTTTCCCGCTACGCCGTCACCATCGGCCGCGTGATCGGTGGGCTCGACCTGGAGCGCCTCGCGCTCGCCGGCGAGCTGCACGACATCGGCAAGATCGGCATCCCGGACTACATCCTGAACAAGCCCGGCCGGCTGAGTGAAGAGGAGATGCGGCAGGTCCGGGAGCATCCGGCCATCGGCAAGCGGATCCTCGAGCCGCTCATCGATGATGACGAGATCCTCGCCATGGTCCTCCATCACCACGAACGCTGGGACGGCCGCGGCTATCCCAGTGGCCTGGCCGGGTCGGAGATCCCGCTCTCCACGCAGGTCCTCACACTCGCCGACACGTTCGATGCGCTGACTTCGTCGCGCGCGTATCGCAGCGCCCGTGCGGCCGCCCACGCCGCGCAGGAGATCCTGCGCGAGCGCGGCAAGCAGTTCTCGCCCGATCTCATCGCCGCGTTCCAGGACGCGCTGCCGATGCTGGGCGAGGCGATGCGCCTGCACGCTCCCGGCTCACCGGTGCACCAGCCCGCGTGA